GAGGTGGATGTCGTCATTGAGCGCCTGTTTGGCGCCCTTGCCGGCCAGGGCCAGGGTGAAGGGCAGGGTGGCGTTGGTCAGCGCCAGGGTGGAGGTGCGCGCCACAGCGCCGGGCATGTTGGCGACGCAATAATGCACGATGCCGTCCACGATATAAGTGGGGTCCTGGTGGGTGGTGGCCTTGGAGGTCTCGAAACAGCCGCCCTGGTCGATGGCGATATCCACCAGTACCGCACCCTCTTTCATGGTCTTGAGCATCGCGCGGGTGATCAGGCNGGGSGCCGCGGCGCCCGGCACCAGCACGGCGCCGATCACCAGATCGGCTTCGGCGATTTCCTCGGCGACAGCGCCCTGGGTGGAGAAGCGGGTCTTCACCGCGCCGCGGAAGAACTGGTCGATCTCGGCGAGCTTCGGGATGGCGCGGTCCATCACCGTCACGTCGGCGCGCAGACCCAGCGCCATCTCGGCGGCATGGCTGCCGGAGACGCCGGCGCCCAGGATCACCACTTTGGCCGGGGTCACGCCCGGCACGCCGCCCAGCAATACGCCGCGCCCGCCATTGGATTTCTGAAGCGCGGCGGCGCCGACCTGGACACTCATGCGGCCTGCAACTTCGGACATCGGACGCAGCAGGGGCAGGCGCCCTTGCGCGTCGGTGACTGTTTCATAGGCGATGGCGATGCAGCCCGATTTGCGCAGGCCCTCGGCCTGTTTGGGATCGGGCGCCAGGTGCAGATAGGTGAATAGCACGTGGCCCGGGGTCAGCATGGCGGTTTCCGACGGCTGGGGCTCCTTGACCTTCACGATCAGCTCGCCCGCCTCGAACACGGATTTGGCGTCGGGGAGCATGGCGGCGCCCGCCGCCACATACTCGGCGTCAGTGAAGCCCGCGCCGAGCCCGGCGCCGGCCTGCACGAACACCTCATGGCCGTGGGCGGTCAGCTCGCGCGCGCCATTGGGCGTGAGGCCGACGCGGTATTCGTGAACCTTGATCTCGCTGGGTACGCCAATACGCATGAACCTGTCTCCCGCTGCGCGCGCGCCCGGTCGGAGGGGCTTGCGCTCTGGTGTGAAATTGCGTGCAAATTACCCCTCGCGCCCTACCTGCTGCAAGTGAAACCGTGTTGTTCGAAGAAGCTTGCGTTATTGGGCAAATTTGCGATCAATGCGCTTCATGAAGTGCGTCCGGCCTGCCCGGAGCGGCAGATGATTGCGGGGATAGACCGCTATGCGATGTGACGCGATGCGATTTGATGGCGTGGACTGGATTCTGCTCGAGACGCTCCAGCGCGAGGGGCGGATATCCAATGCGGACCTGGCCGAGCGGGCCGGGCTGTCGGCCTCGGCCTGTCACCGCCGGGTCAAGGCTTTGGAGACGGCCGGCGTCGTTGAGGGCTATGTGGCGATCCTGAACGCCGAGGCGGTGGGGCGCGGTCTGACCGTGATCGTGCTGGTGACGCTGGAAAACCAGAAGCGCGAGACGCTGGAGCGCTTTGAGCGCGCCGTGGCCGAAGTGGACGAGGTGATGGAGTGCTATCTCACCACCGGGGCGGAGGATTACCTCTTGCGACTGATGGTGCGCGATGCGCGCGATTATGAGCGCGTGCACCGTGAGCGCCTGTCGGGACTGCCCGGTGTGGCGCGCCTGATCTCCAACATCGCCATGCGCAAGGTGTTCGTGCGCACAGCGGTGAAGCTGGGCTAGGCGCACACCCGCCCTTGCCGCGCCGCAGCACGAACGCCATTCTATAGACTGAAACATACAAGGAAGACGCCGCCATGACCGCCTGGAGCCCGGACAGCTGGAGAGCCAAGCCCGCCAAGCAATTGCCGGGCTATCCCGATGCCGTGGCCCTCAAGCGTGTGGAAGCC
The window above is part of the Hyphomonadaceae bacterium ML37 genome. Proteins encoded here:
- the ald gene encoding alanine dehydrogenase; amino-acid sequence: MRIGVPSEIKVHEYRVGLTPNGARELTAHGHEVFVQAGAGLGAGFTDAEYVAAGAAMLPDAKSVFEAGELIVKVKEPQPSETAMLTPGHVLFTYLHLAPDPKQAEGLRKSGCIAIAYETVTDAQGRLPLLRPMSEVAGRMSVQVGAAALQKSNGGRGVLLGGVPGVTPAKVVILGAGVSGSHAAEMALGLRADVTVMDRAIPKLAEIDQFFRGAVKTRFSTQGAVAEEIAEADLVIGAVLVPGAAAPXLITRAMLKTMKEGAVLVDIAIDQGGCFETSKATTHQDPTYIVDGIVHYCVANMPGAVARTSTLALTNATLPFTLALAGKGAKQALNDDIHLARGLNVAGGEIAYEPVAKDLGVPYVKPDWLTVL
- a CDS encoding Lrp/AsnC family transcriptional regulator; this encodes MRFDGVDWILLETLQREGRISNADLAERAGLSASACHRRVKALETAGVVEGYVAILNAEAVGRGLTVIVLVTLENQKRETLERFERAVAEVDEVMECYLTTGAEDYLLRLMVRDARDYERVHRERLSGLPGVARLISNIAMRKVFVRTAVKLG